In Afipia sp. GAS231, a single window of DNA contains:
- a CDS encoding low molecular weight phosphatase family protein, with protein MVAPPGARNPQAVLFACGFNSVRSPMAESLLKQMFPHALYVKSAGVRKGELDPFAVAVMAELGQDISGHKPMTFAELEDWEGLNFDLIITLSPEAHHKALELTHTVAADVEYWPTPDPTTLEGSREQKLGAYREVCDGLMMRIRRRFAKAGAANE; from the coding sequence ATGGTGGCGCCGCCGGGCGCGCGCAATCCGCAAGCCGTGTTGTTCGCATGCGGCTTCAACAGCGTGCGTTCGCCGATGGCCGAGAGCCTGCTGAAGCAGATGTTTCCCCACGCGCTCTATGTGAAGTCCGCCGGCGTGCGGAAGGGCGAGCTCGATCCGTTCGCGGTCGCGGTGATGGCCGAACTCGGCCAGGATATTTCCGGCCACAAGCCGATGACGTTTGCGGAACTGGAGGACTGGGAGGGGCTCAACTTCGACCTCATCATCACGCTGTCGCCCGAAGCCCATCACAAGGCGCTGGAGCTGACGCACACGGTGGCCGCCGATGTCGAATACTGGCCGACGCCGGACCCGACCACGCTGGAAGGCAGCCGCGAGCAGAAGCTCGGCGCCTATCGCGAGGTCTGCGACGGCCTGATGATGCGGATCCGCCGGCGGTTCGCGAAGGCGGGCGCAGCGAACGAGTAG
- a CDS encoding CoA pyrophosphatase codes for MVRSFDDTTRRNIAELCAAFRREQPGGAAPSLKRAAVAIALTQAERGAGTAFLLTRRAASLRAHSAQWALPGGRCDPGETQAQAALRELHEELGVELGEGDVLGLLDDYPTRSGYLITPVVVWVSTRAAIAPNPDEVESVHHIGLEQIERDDAFSFTKIPESTRRVIRFRLDGQHIHAPTAALIYQFREMLAGRDTRVAELEQPVFAWK; via the coding sequence ATGGTCAGGTCATTTGACGATACCACCCGGCGGAATATCGCAGAGCTCTGCGCCGCGTTCAGGCGCGAGCAGCCTGGCGGCGCCGCGCCGTCGCTGAAGCGGGCCGCGGTCGCGATCGCGCTCACGCAGGCCGAGCGGGGGGCGGGGACCGCGTTCCTGCTGACGCGACGGGCGGCAAGTCTGCGCGCGCATTCGGCGCAATGGGCGCTGCCGGGCGGCCGCTGCGACCCCGGCGAGACGCAGGCGCAGGCCGCATTGCGCGAGCTGCATGAAGAGCTCGGCGTCGAACTGGGGGAGGGCGACGTGCTGGGCCTGCTCGACGATTATCCGACCCGGTCCGGCTATCTGATCACGCCGGTCGTGGTCTGGGTGAGCACGCGCGCCGCAATCGCTCCGAACCCCGATGAGGTCGAGTCGGTGCACCACATTGGCCTGGAGCAGATCGAACGCGACGACGCGTTCTCCTTCACAAAAATCCCCGAAAGCACACGGCGCGTGATCCGCTTCCGCCTCGACGGCCAGCACATCCACGCGCCGACCGCGGCGCTGATCTATCAATTCCGCGAAATGCTGGCCGGCCGCGATACCCGGGTGGCCGAGCTGGAGCAGCCGGTGTTTGCGTGGAAATAG
- a CDS encoding CoA ester lyase, with amino-acid sequence MREIRPAKLCRSWLFLEGANETVLQRAASSGADVLIHELEDFTPPSLRPKARVLAPDLYASWREAGRVVAVRVNPLDQDGMEDLAAVMRGRPDIVALPKVAEPRHVAELDAAVTRFERDYGIAEGSTALLPNIEFARGLVQTSAIATVSQRVTACLLASEDLAADLGAERDTDGIELAYCRQRFIVECRAANVVAVDCPYTWSDAPGVERDTRWARRLGYTAKSLVDPSHAAIVNGVLTPDDNEMRRARDIVTAFEAARAQGGARAEHEGSLIEVPTYSNAKRLIARGEALREFG; translated from the coding sequence ATGCGCGAGATCAGGCCGGCAAAGCTCTGTCGCTCCTGGCTGTTCCTCGAAGGCGCCAACGAGACCGTGCTGCAACGCGCCGCCTCAAGCGGCGCCGATGTCCTGATCCACGAACTCGAGGACTTCACGCCGCCGTCCCTGCGGCCGAAGGCGCGGGTGCTGGCGCCCGATCTCTATGCGTCATGGCGTGAAGCAGGCCGCGTGGTCGCGGTGCGCGTCAATCCGCTCGATCAGGACGGTATGGAAGATCTCGCCGCGGTCATGCGCGGCCGTCCCGATATCGTGGCATTGCCGAAAGTCGCCGAGCCCCGTCACGTCGCAGAGCTCGATGCGGCGGTAACCCGCTTCGAGCGCGACTACGGCATTGCCGAAGGCTCGACCGCGCTGCTCCCCAATATCGAATTCGCGCGTGGACTGGTGCAGACAAGCGCGATCGCTACCGTCAGCCAGCGCGTCACCGCCTGTCTGCTCGCCTCGGAAGACCTCGCGGCCGATCTCGGCGCCGAACGCGATACCGATGGCATTGAGCTGGCGTATTGCCGGCAGCGCTTCATCGTCGAATGCCGCGCCGCCAATGTCGTGGCGGTCGATTGTCCCTACACCTGGAGCGACGCGCCGGGTGTCGAGCGCGACACGCGCTGGGCCCGCCGGCTCGGCTACACCGCGAAAAGCTTGGTCGATCCCTCGCATGCCGCCATCGTCAATGGCGTGCTGACGCCCGACGACAACGAGATGCGCCGCGCCCGCGACATCGTGACCGCGTTCGAGGCCGCGCGGGCGCAAGGCGGCGCGCGCGCCGAACACGAGGGTTCGCTGATCGAGGTGCCGACTTATTCCAACGCGAAGCGACTGATCGCCCGCGGCGAGGCGCTGCGCGAATTCGGTTAG
- a CDS encoding serine hydrolase has product MKTPIAAALAAGLAFAVTFDVAHAGPLPEAKPDEVGFSQAGLARMDDFFAREIAAKRVPGAVVAIARDGKLVHYKAYGQLDAAKGTPMPTDAIFALASMTKPMAAVAGLTLMEQGRLPLQAKLSDYYPGFANMMVGSTQGDGALKMDPQASPIAIHDLYRHTSGLMYGGRPDSSSAVARLYPDGTAPALEGDTQAFIDRITKLPLAHQPSTEFEYGFSIDVLGAVVEKVSEQRLGEYLAANVWQPLGMTDATFHPSDAQRTRLARPFANDPLTGKPQAIKLLDAPTKFDCGGACSFATVGDYIRFGQMLLNGGELDGKRILGPKTVHHMTSNHLGPEIKNNVANIEPHRAGFGFGLGVAVRTSEGLSSVPGNPGEFTWNGAYGTQFFCDPKERLVVVVGTAAPGEMRKYYREQVQDIVYGAMVR; this is encoded by the coding sequence ATGAAGACGCCAATTGCCGCGGCTCTCGCCGCAGGCCTTGCTTTCGCCGTGACTTTCGATGTGGCACATGCCGGGCCGCTGCCCGAAGCGAAACCCGACGAGGTCGGATTCTCGCAGGCGGGGCTGGCGCGGATGGATGATTTCTTCGCCCGCGAGATCGCGGCGAAGCGCGTGCCTGGTGCGGTGGTCGCGATCGCCCGCGACGGCAAGCTGGTGCACTACAAGGCCTACGGCCAGCTCGATGCCGCCAAGGGCACGCCGATGCCAACAGATGCGATCTTCGCGCTGGCGTCGATGACCAAGCCGATGGCGGCGGTCGCAGGTCTCACGCTGATGGAGCAGGGCAGGTTGCCGCTGCAGGCCAAGCTTTCGGACTATTATCCTGGCTTCGCCAACATGATGGTCGGCAGCACGCAAGGCGACGGGGCGCTGAAGATGGATCCGCAGGCCTCGCCGATCGCGATCCACGACCTCTATCGCCACACCTCCGGCCTGATGTATGGCGGGCGGCCCGACAGTTCGAGCGCGGTGGCGCGGCTCTATCCGGACGGCACCGCGCCGGCGCTGGAGGGCGACACCCAGGCTTTCATCGATCGCATCACCAAGCTGCCGCTGGCGCACCAGCCGTCGACCGAGTTCGAATACGGCTTTTCGATCGACGTGCTCGGCGCCGTCGTCGAGAAGGTCAGCGAGCAGCGGCTCGGCGAATATCTGGCTGCGAATGTCTGGCAGCCGCTCGGCATGACCGACGCCACGTTCCATCCCTCGGACGCGCAACGCACCCGTCTCGCCCGTCCCTTTGCCAACGATCCGCTGACCGGCAAGCCGCAAGCCATCAAGCTGCTGGACGCGCCGACCAAATTCGACTGTGGCGGCGCCTGCTCGTTTGCGACCGTCGGCGACTACATCCGCTTCGGGCAGATGCTGCTCAACGGCGGCGAACTCGACGGCAAGCGCATCCTCGGCCCCAAGACCGTGCACCACATGACCTCCAATCACTTAGGTCCCGAGATCAAGAACAACGTCGCCAACATCGAGCCGCATCGCGCGGGCTTCGGTTTCGGCCTCGGCGTCGCGGTGCGCACCAGCGAGGGCCTGTCGTCCGTGCCGGGCAATCCCGGCGAATTCACCTGGAACGGCGCCTACGGCACGCAGTTCTTCTGCGATCCGAAGGAGCGTCTCGTTGTGGTGGTCGGAACCGCCGCGCCCGGCGAAATGCGGAAGTATTATCGCGAGCAGGTGCAGGACATCGTCTACGGGGCGATGGTGCGGTAA
- the hisD gene encoding histidinol dehydrogenase, translating into MPVRLDRNSADFDARFAAFLAAKREVSADVERATRAIVDDVAARGDAALIEATKKFDRLEIATGALRVTAAEVDAAVKACDAKTLDALKFAAERIELFHRRQLPKDERFTDALGVELGWRWSAIDAVGLYVPGGTAAYPSSVLMNAVPARVAGVPRVVMVVPSPDGKLNPLVLAAAHLGGVSEIYRVGGAQAVAALAYGTATIAPVAKIVGPGNAYVAAAKRQVFGKVGIDMIAGPSEVLVIADETGNAGWIAADLLAQAEHDASAQSILITDSAALADDVERAVESQLATLPRAAIARTSWNDFGAVILVKTLDQAVDLANAIAAEHLEIMTADAEALSAKVRNAGAIFLGPHTPEAIGDYVGGSNHVLPTARSARFSSGLGVLDFMKRTSILKCGPDQLRALGPAAMTLGKAEGLDAHSRSVGLRLNLS; encoded by the coding sequence ATGCCCGTTCGCCTCGACAGAAACAGCGCCGATTTCGACGCGCGGTTTGCGGCGTTTCTCGCCGCCAAGCGTGAAGTCTCCGCCGATGTCGAGCGGGCGACCCGCGCCATCGTCGACGACGTCGCGGCCCGTGGCGACGCCGCCCTGATCGAGGCGACGAAAAAGTTCGACCGGCTCGAGATCGCGACCGGGGCCTTGCGTGTCACCGCGGCCGAGGTCGACGCGGCGGTAAAGGCCTGCGACGCCAAGACCCTCGATGCACTGAAATTCGCAGCCGAGCGGATCGAACTGTTCCACCGCCGCCAGTTGCCGAAAGACGAACGCTTCACCGATGCGCTCGGGGTCGAACTCGGCTGGCGCTGGAGCGCGATCGATGCGGTCGGGCTCTATGTGCCCGGCGGCACCGCGGCCTATCCGTCCTCGGTGCTGATGAACGCGGTGCCGGCGCGCGTCGCCGGCGTGCCCCGCGTCGTGATGGTGGTGCCGTCGCCCGACGGCAAGCTCAATCCGCTGGTGCTGGCGGCTGCACACCTCGGCGGTGTTTCCGAAATCTACCGCGTCGGCGGCGCGCAGGCCGTGGCTGCGCTCGCCTATGGCACCGCGACCATTGCGCCGGTCGCCAAAATCGTCGGCCCCGGCAACGCCTATGTCGCCGCCGCCAAGCGGCAGGTGTTCGGCAAGGTCGGCATCGACATGATCGCCGGCCCCTCCGAAGTGCTCGTCATCGCCGACGAGACCGGCAATGCCGGCTGGATCGCGGCGGATCTCTTGGCGCAGGCCGAGCATGACGCCAGCGCACAGTCGATCCTGATCACGGATAGCGCCGCATTGGCGGATGACGTCGAACGCGCGGTGGAATCGCAACTCGCGACCTTGCCGCGTGCGGCGATCGCGCGGACCTCGTGGAACGATTTCGGCGCCGTCATTCTGGTGAAAACGCTGGACCAGGCGGTCGATCTCGCCAACGCCATCGCCGCCGAACATCTGGAGATCATGACCGCGGACGCCGAAGCCTTGTCGGCAAAGGTCCGCAATGCCGGCGCGATCTTCCTCGGGCCCCATACGCCGGAGGCGATCGGCGATTATGTCGGCGGCTCCAACCATGTGCTGCCCACCGCGCGTTCGGCGCGGTTCTCGTCCGGCCTTGGCGTGCTAGACTTCATGAAGCGCACCTCGATTCTCAAATGCGGGCCCGACCAATTGCGCGCGCTGGGGCCCGCCGCGATGACCTTGGGGAAAGCGGAAGGTCTCGATGCCCATTCACGCTCCGTCGGATTGCGTCTCAATTTGTCATGA
- a CDS encoding aldo/keto reductase: MQYRNLGRSGLKISPICLGTMMFGGPTDEATSSRIVAKAREAGVNFIDSADAYNGGNSEKVVGRAIANVRQNWILATKLANQIGGDPNHGGLSRRWVLQAAEDSLKRLGTDFIDIYYLHKEDHATPLEETVRAIGDLIRQGKIRYFGVSNYRAWRVAEICNLCDANGIDRPIVSQPYYNAMNRMSEVEHFPACGYYGLGIVPYSPLARGVLTGKYAPDAAPDKDSRAGRADKRMMQTEWRPESLQLAQEIKQHAEARGITAGQFAVSWVLNSSFVTGVIAGPRTEEQWDDYVKALDYRFTAEDEALIDRLVVSGHPSTPGFNDPGYPIEGRRARTG, encoded by the coding sequence ATGCAATATCGCAACCTCGGCCGCAGCGGCCTGAAGATTTCGCCGATCTGTCTGGGCACCATGATGTTCGGCGGGCCGACCGACGAGGCGACGTCGTCGCGGATTGTGGCGAAGGCGCGCGAGGCCGGCGTCAATTTCATCGACAGCGCCGACGCCTATAATGGCGGCAACTCCGAGAAGGTGGTCGGCCGCGCCATCGCGAATGTCAGGCAGAACTGGATTCTCGCCACCAAACTCGCCAACCAGATCGGCGGCGATCCCAACCATGGCGGGCTGTCGCGGCGCTGGGTGCTGCAGGCGGCGGAAGACAGCCTGAAGCGGCTCGGCACCGACTTCATCGACATCTATTACCTGCACAAGGAAGACCATGCGACGCCGCTCGAAGAGACGGTGCGGGCGATCGGCGATTTGATACGGCAGGGCAAGATCCGCTACTTCGGCGTCTCGAACTACCGCGCCTGGCGCGTCGCTGAGATCTGCAATCTCTGTGACGCGAACGGCATCGACCGCCCGATCGTCAGCCAGCCCTATTACAACGCGATGAACCGCATGTCCGAGGTCGAGCACTTTCCGGCCTGCGGCTATTACGGCCTCGGCATCGTGCCCTATTCGCCGCTGGCGCGCGGCGTGCTGACCGGCAAATACGCGCCTGACGCCGCGCCCGACAAGGACAGCCGCGCCGGCCGCGCCGACAAGCGCATGATGCAGACCGAGTGGCGCCCGGAATCGCTGCAGCTCGCGCAGGAGATCAAGCAGCACGCCGAAGCGCGCGGCATCACCGCCGGACAATTCGCGGTGTCGTGGGTGCTGAACTCGTCGTTCGTCACCGGCGTGATCGCGGGACCTCGCACCGAGGAGCAGTGGGACGATTATGTGAAAGCGCTCGACTATCGCTTCACCGCGGAAGATGAAGCGCTGATCGACCGGCTGGTGGTGAGCGGGCATCCGTCGACGCCGGGGTTCAACGATCCCGGCTATCCGATCGAGGGACGCCGGGCGCGGACGGGGTGA
- a CDS encoding DUF6624 domain-containing protein has translation MDCRIADELIAMAELDRKVGDELAASGALYEGYHPRMAVVHENNALRLQAIMAQVGWPTERLVGKRAATAAWLIAQHAISQPEFQRSCLTFLAEAAREHAVPLWQPAMLEDRIRVFENRPQRYGTQLKPDAHGNMRPHAIEDPETVDERRHAVGLEPLAEILARAKPQPLPADRERFERDYQKWLIEVGWRRRSEPNKGSA, from the coding sequence ATGGATTGCAGAATTGCAGACGAACTCATCGCCATGGCGGAACTTGACCGGAAGGTCGGTGACGAGCTGGCGGCATCGGGCGCGCTATACGAGGGCTATCATCCACGTATGGCCGTTGTTCACGAGAACAACGCTTTGCGGCTCCAGGCGATCATGGCTCAGGTCGGATGGCCGACGGAGCGCCTGGTCGGCAAACGAGCCGCAACGGCCGCCTGGCTGATCGCTCAGCACGCCATTTCGCAGCCGGAATTCCAGCGCTCCTGCCTTACGTTTCTTGCCGAGGCCGCGCGCGAGCACGCGGTCCCGCTCTGGCAGCCAGCCATGCTGGAAGACAGAATCCGCGTGTTCGAAAACAGGCCGCAGCGCTACGGCACGCAGCTCAAGCCCGATGCGCATGGCAACATGCGGCCCCACGCGATTGAGGATCCGGAAACAGTGGATGAACGACGTCACGCTGTCGGTCTCGAACCGCTCGCTGAAATTCTTGCCCGTGCAAAACCGCAGCCCTTGCCAGCCGACCGTGAACGCTTTGAACGCGACTATCAGAAGTGGCTCATTGAAGTCGGCTGGCGCAGACGTTCGGAGCCAAATAAGGGATCAGCATGA
- a CDS encoding DUF2948 family protein, protein MPAPEQLRLIALDADDLSVISAHVQDARVQASDIVWRQDEKRLVVGMSRLDWEQTLSGGTAPRRLIAALRFDRVLACKSRNIDLGAPNAVLELVGIEFHPTEPPGGSALLLFNHGGALRLDVECLECELTDLGDDDLGTSGVDAESSGLGA, encoded by the coding sequence ATGCCGGCGCCGGAACAGCTTAGATTGATTGCGCTCGACGCCGACGATCTCTCGGTGATTTCGGCCCATGTGCAGGACGCCCGCGTGCAGGCCTCCGACATCGTCTGGCGGCAGGACGAGAAACGCCTGGTGGTCGGCATGTCCAGGCTGGACTGGGAGCAGACCCTGTCCGGCGGAACCGCCCCGCGTCGGCTGATCGCGGCCCTGCGGTTCGACCGGGTGCTGGCCTGCAAGTCGCGCAACATCGACCTGGGGGCGCCAAACGCGGTGCTGGAACTGGTCGGGATCGAATTCCACCCCACTGAGCCCCCCGGCGGCAGCGCGCTGTTGCTGTTCAACCATGGCGGGGCGCTGCGGCTGGACGTCGAGTGCCTGGAATGCGAGCTGACCGACCTCGGCGACGACGATCTCGGCACCAGCGGCGTGGACGCGGAATCGTCCGGGTTGGGGGCGTGA
- a CDS encoding Maf-like protein: MLGRPKLVLASGSPRRLSLLNQAGIEPDALRPADVDETPKRGELPRACANRLARAKADAALKSVQLDDELRGSFILAADTVVAVGRRILPKANLVDEAAQCLRLLSGRNHRVYTAVCLVTPKEAFRQRLIETRVRFKRLSEDDIQAYIGSGEWRGKAGGYAVQGIAGSFVVKMVGSYSNIVGLPLYESITLLGGEGFPIRFGWLNAS; this comes from the coding sequence ATGCTTGGCCGTCCCAAACTTGTTCTCGCTTCCGGTTCGCCGCGACGGCTGAGCCTGCTCAACCAGGCCGGCATCGAGCCCGACGCGCTGCGTCCCGCCGACGTCGATGAGACCCCGAAGCGGGGCGAACTGCCGCGCGCCTGCGCCAACCGCCTCGCAAGAGCAAAAGCCGACGCGGCGCTCAAATCCGTCCAGCTCGACGACGAACTGCGCGGCTCCTTCATTCTCGCCGCCGACACCGTGGTCGCGGTCGGCCGCCGCATCCTGCCCAAGGCCAACCTGGTCGACGAGGCCGCGCAGTGCCTGCGGCTGCTGTCGGGCCGCAACCACCGCGTCTACACCGCGGTGTGCCTGGTGACGCCGAAGGAAGCGTTCCGCCAGCGCCTGATCGAGACCCGCGTGCGCTTCAAGCGCCTCAGCGAGGACGACATCCAGGCCTATATCGGCTCCGGCGAATGGCGCGGCAAAGCCGGCGGCTACGCGGTGCAGGGCATCGCCGGATCGTTCGTGGTCAAGATGGTCGGCTCCTACAGCAACATCGTCGGCCTGCCGCTCTACGAATCGATCACGCTGCTCGGCGGCGAAGGTTTCCCGATCCGCTTCGGCTGGTTGAATGCCAGCTAA
- the yacG gene encoding DNA gyrase inhibitor YacG: MPTESPKTAATPKPCPECGKPANPATLPFCSPRCRDVDLNRWLSGSYVIPGKETDPEDAE, from the coding sequence ATGCCAACCGAATCCCCCAAAACCGCCGCCACCCCGAAACCCTGCCCGGAATGCGGCAAGCCGGCGAATCCCGCCACCCTGCCATTCTGTTCCCCCCGCTGCCGCGACGTCGACCTGAACCGCTGGCTCTCCGGCTCCTACGTCATCCCCGGCAAGGAGACCGACCCGGAAGACGCCGAATAA
- a CDS encoding PaaI family thioesterase: protein MTSKAADKLKSDGWKIVETSGFLHLIGPLWERLVDSEHEYALQTEDKHHNRRGLVQGGVLMTFADRSCGMTARYVSGKPTLATVQLDVHFVESGKIGELLVSRPHVVRSTRSLIFITTEVTVDKRVIAMASGVFKILKNDS, encoded by the coding sequence ATGACCAGCAAGGCCGCGGACAAACTCAAATCCGACGGCTGGAAGATCGTCGAAACCAGCGGTTTCCTGCATCTGATCGGCCCGTTGTGGGAACGCCTGGTCGACAGCGAGCACGAATACGCGCTGCAGACCGAGGACAAGCACCATAACCGCCGCGGCCTGGTGCAGGGCGGCGTGCTGATGACGTTTGCGGACCGCAGCTGCGGCATGACCGCGCGCTACGTCTCCGGCAAGCCGACTTTGGCGACGGTGCAGCTCGATGTGCACTTTGTCGAGTCCGGCAAGATCGGCGAACTCCTGGTGTCGCGGCCACACGTAGTGCGCTCCACCCGCAGCCTGATTTTCATCACTACCGAAGTCACGGTCGACAAGCGCGTCATCGCGATGGCGAGCGGTGTGTTCAAGATCTTGAAGAATGATAGTTGA
- a CDS encoding DUF1488 domain-containing protein, translating to MIDFPNHSRSYDVTRRAVRFWGHDSAIEASFYVNAAALARIQPGAQLDEPGCLRAFDANRDRICAAAAKVYVRGSRGSYDLGVANF from the coding sequence GTGATCGATTTTCCGAACCACAGCCGCTCCTATGACGTCACCCGCCGCGCGGTGCGGTTCTGGGGACACGACAGCGCGATCGAGGCGTCGTTCTATGTCAATGCGGCGGCGCTGGCGCGAATCCAGCCCGGCGCGCAACTCGATGAACCGGGTTGCCTCCGTGCCTTCGACGCCAATCGCGACAGAATATGCGCCGCAGCCGCGAAGGTTTACGTGCGCGGAAGCCGCGGATCGTACGATCTCGGCGTCGCCAACTTCTGA
- a CDS encoding UPF0262 family protein, with the protein MTKPPPDEDAQNRIVAVTLDEESIGRSGPDIEHERAIAIYDLIEQNLFAPEGATDGPFALHLAITGNRLAFDIRREDGTPVVAHLLSLTPFRRIVKDYFMICDSYYQAIRTATPDKIEAIDMGRRGIHDEGSRTLQERLKGKVRIDFETSRRLFTLICVLHWKGQDA; encoded by the coding sequence ATGACCAAACCGCCACCAGACGAGGACGCCCAGAACCGCATCGTGGCGGTGACGCTCGACGAGGAATCGATCGGGCGTTCCGGGCCTGACATCGAGCATGAGCGCGCGATCGCGATCTACGACCTGATCGAGCAGAACCTGTTCGCGCCGGAAGGCGCCACCGACGGCCCGTTCGCCTTGCATCTGGCCATCACCGGCAACCGGCTGGCGTTCGACATCCGCCGCGAGGACGGCACGCCCGTGGTGGCGCATCTGTTGTCGCTGACGCCGTTCCGGCGGATCGTGAAGGACTACTTCATGATCTGCGACAGCTACTACCAGGCGATCCGCACCGCCACGCCCGACAAGATCGAGGCCATCGACATGGGCCGCCGCGGCATCCATGACGAAGGCTCGCGCACGCTGCAGGAGCGGCTGAAGGGCAAGGTAAGGATCGATTTCGAAACCTCGCGGCGGCTGTTCACGCTGATCTGCGTTCTGCACTGGAAGGGGCAAGACGCATGA
- a CDS encoding CHAD domain-containing protein, which translates to MTQADKAKASGRRKAVAVARPDCATVFQKIAQDCVASIKAHHGSACAGDAEAVHLIRVAITRLRATVSFFAPIAADAEWLRLKQEIAWLNVSLGAARDSDVMVEYARRRRYRAWAGRVIGADLDRRRTQDHRRLVRCLRSARARRLIDALAVWTRQGPWLARWEAAARRGDAEPLQAYCGRELNRWRERLIRKGKDLASLNTARRHHLRIRAKRFRYMLEALTDIVAMRSRAELRHMHRAAKRLQRTLGDLRDLRRFARLSPSADKRAKRPPGYRRQREKLGNAAAGAWRDLKQAGAC; encoded by the coding sequence ATGACGCAGGCCGATAAAGCCAAAGCATCCGGCCGGCGCAAGGCCGTCGCGGTGGCCCGCCCCGATTGTGCGACCGTCTTTCAGAAGATCGCGCAGGATTGCGTTGCCAGCATCAAGGCGCATCACGGCAGCGCGTGTGCCGGCGATGCCGAGGCCGTGCACCTGATCCGCGTCGCCATCACCCGGTTGCGCGCTACGGTGTCGTTCTTCGCGCCGATTGCCGCCGACGCGGAATGGCTCCGCCTGAAACAGGAAATCGCCTGGCTCAACGTCTCGCTCGGCGCCGCGCGCGACAGCGATGTGATGGTGGAGTATGCACGCCGCAGGCGCTATCGGGCTTGGGCCGGTCGCGTCATCGGTGCGGATCTCGATCGGCGACGGACGCAGGATCATCGGCGGCTGGTGCGCTGCCTGCGCTCGGCCCGCGCCCGGCGCCTGATCGATGCGCTGGCGGTCTGGACCCGGCAGGGGCCGTGGCTGGCGCGCTGGGAAGCGGCCGCCCGCCGCGGCGACGCTGAGCCGCTGCAAGCCTATTGCGGGCGCGAACTCAATCGCTGGCGCGAGCGGTTGATCCGCAAGGGAAAGGATCTTGCGAGCTTGAACACCGCGCGCCGTCATCACCTCCGGATCAGGGCCAAGCGCTTCCGCTATATGCTGGAAGCGTTGACGGATATCGTTGCGATGCGCAGCCGTGCCGAGCTTCGTCATATGCACCGTGCGGCAAAACGGCTGCAGCGCACGTTGGGCGATCTGCGCGACCTCAGGCGTTTTGCCAGGCTGTCGCCATCGGCAGACAAACGGGCCAAGCGCCCGCCGGGCTATCGCCGCCAACGGGAAAAGCTCGGAAATGCCGCGGCCGGGGCCTGGCGCGACCTGAAGCAGGCGGGCGCGTGCTGA